The genomic stretch GCGTCATAGACAAAAATATCGCCGACCACGAACACCAGGCTGATCGCCCATGTCAGCAGGAACCGTTCCGTGCGGGCGGTCAGCCACATGCCGAACAATGTCAGGCTCAGGCAAGCGGCGGAGAAACCCACAGCCAGCAGAAGTGAAGTGTAGTCGAGCGACATGCCCCTCTTTCCCTGCCGGCGGCGGCTCCAGCTGTGCGGCTTGGCGTCGCCGCATTCATGCAGCAAGGAAGTGTCGATAAGGTTACGATCGTGGCGAAGATGCCACGAATAGGCGCGTTGCTACGCGCAAAACGCATAGATGATGCGCTTACAGCATGTAGCCGAACAACGATGGATGCCTTTCAGCCGGCTATACGCTTCATCAGCGCCATCGCCCCGAACGGTGCGCGCGCCTTGCCCTCCGTGATGAAGTAGACGAACACATCGCGCGGCTGCACCGGCGCGTCGGTGGCGGGATCGGCGCGCCGCAAATCGGCCGGCTGCTTACCCTCCGCCCATGTTCTTGCCCGCGCCGCCCATTCGTCGAGACCCTCCGGCGTGTAGCAATCGGGGTTGTCGTCCGAGCCGGTCTGCAGCCGTGCGTAGACGAAGTCACCGGTGACATCGGCAATATCAGGATATTTGGCATGGTCGGCATAAACGATCGCCGCCTTGTATTTGCGGGCGAGCGCCGCGAATTCCGGCACGATGAAACTGTCGTTGCGCACTTCCAGCGCGTGGCGCAGCGCGACGCCATCCTGTTTTTCCGGGAGCAGTTTCAAAAAGGCTTCGAAATCGTCCGGATCGAATTTTTTGGTCGGCGCGAACTGCCACAGGATCGGGCCGAGCTTGTCGCCGAGCGCGGCAACGCCGGAACCGAGGAAGCGCATCATCGATTCGCCGGCTTCGCCCAGCACGCGGCGGTTGGTGACGAAGCGGTTGCCCTTC from Mesorhizobium sp. 113-3-3 encodes the following:
- a CDS encoding DUF72 domain-containing protein, which codes for MSKSGTIRSGMGGWTFEPWDTSFYPDKLSKAKQLQFASRQVPSIEVNGTYYSSFKEPTFVKWASEAPDGFVYSLKGNRFVTNRRVLGEAGESMMRFLGSGVAALGDKLGPILWQFAPTKKFDPDDFEAFLKLLPEKQDGVALRHALEVRNDSFIVPEFAALARKYKAAIVYADHAKYPDIADVTGDFVYARLQTGSDDNPDCYTPEGLDEWAARARTWAEGKQPADLRRADPATDAPVQPRDVFVYFITEGKARAPFGAMALMKRIAG